Proteins from a genomic interval of Bos mutus isolate GX-2022 chromosome 15, NWIPB_WYAK_1.1, whole genome shotgun sequence:
- the IL18BP gene encoding interleukin-18-binding protein: MTMRQNWIPDPSPLWALLFCAHIISHLARATPVPQATTAASPGMAKAPCSSSRPLALPAAKQCPALTVTWPAEEVSLNGTLTLSCTACSRFPHFSILYWLGNGSFIEHLPGRLWEGNTRREYRGKWTQLWRPLVLEELSPTLQDTNFSCVFMDPGQTVQRHLVLAQLWAGPKTSVPLPQEAPPSSQSPLLHHPDGEPELHRHLVETPPLY; encoded by the exons ATGACCATGAGACAGAACTGGATTCCAG ACCCCAGCCCTCTTTGGGCCCTGCTCTTCTGTGCCCACATCATCTCCCACCTGGCCAGAGCCACACCTGTGCCTCAGGCCACCACAGCTGCCTCACCTGGGATGGCAAAGGCCCCCTGCTCCTCCTCGCGGCCGCTAGCACTCCCAGCAGCTAAACAGTGCCCAGCGCTGACAGTGACCTGGCCAGCAGAGGAAGTCTCACTGA ATGGAACGCTGACCTTGTCCTGTACCGCCTGCAGCCGCTTTCCCCACTTCAGCATCCTCTACTGGCTGGGCAACGGCTCCTTCATCGAGCACCTCCCAGGCCGGCTGTGGGAGGGCAACACCAG GCGGGAGTACAGGGGCAAGTGGACCCAGCTGTGGAGGCCCTTGGTGCTGGAGGAGCTGAGCCCTACCCTGCAAGATACCAACTTCTCCTGTGTTTTCATGGATCCTGGGCAGACTGTCCAGCGTCACCTTGTCCTGGCCCAGCTCTGG GCTGGGCCGAAGACAAGTGTGCCCCTGCCACAGGAAGCCCCGCCCTCCAGCCAGTCCCCTCTGCTGCACCATCCCGATGGTGAACCTGAGCTCCACCGCCACCTGGTTGAAACACCACCTCTTTACTGA
- the NUMA1 gene encoding LOW QUALITY PROTEIN: nuclear mitotic apparatus protein 1 (The sequence of the model RefSeq protein was modified relative to this genomic sequence to represent the inferred CDS: inserted 1 base in 1 codon): MTLHATRAAALLTWVNSLRLADPVEAVLQLQDCGVFIRIIDGILGTDEGQQILQRPVXERLEFVCSFLQKNRKHPSSAECLVSVQKVMEGSELELAKVAMLLLYHSSMSSRSLRDWEQFEYKIQAELAVILKFVLDHEDGLNLNEDLESFLQKAPVPSPRSSTISEELSPPSHQAKREVHFLELQKVASSSGNNFLSGSPASPMGDILQTPQFQMRRLKKQLADERNNRDELELELAENRKLLTEKDAQIAMMQQRIDRLAQLNEKQAASPLEPRELEELRGKNESLTVRLHETLKQCQDLKTEKSQMDRRINQLSEENGDLSFKLREFASHLQQLQGALNELTEEHSRATQEWMQKQAHLDKELGTALQDKKCLEEKNEILQGKLSQLEEHLAQLRENPPQEKGEVLGDVLQLETLKQEAATLAADNTQLQARVAALETERGQREAKLLAERSHFEGEKQQLAGLIAELQGSLSNLSQAKEELEQASQAQVARLSTQVATLTSELDTLNTAVQQRDGELAGLKQQAQTEQAQLTQTLRQQEEAAQGLRQQVEQLSSSLERKERQLEEAATEKEATRRDQAQQLAAVAEEREAALRERDTALQQLGAVEKEKAAELDVLQEQLRAAHEAQDGAQSSLTQAQQEKAELSQKVEELHTHVEAARQEQSEVQAQVAELKAQLRSEQQKTTEWERVAQEKAQLQEQVRALEESLKATTGSLEKEKRRAADTLAEQQRCICRLEAETQSLVEQHEQGQKELEEERAGRKGLEARLQQLGEAHQAQTEALRQELAEAVASQREAENECEQLAKEVATWRERYEDSQQEEEQYGAMFQEQLMTLKEECEKARQELQEAKEKVVGIEAHSELQISRQQDELAQLHASLARALQQVQEKEGRAQQLATDLATLQEKMAATSKEVARLEALVRKAGGQPETASPELFKEPPRAGDRESEWLEEQQGRPFCSTQAALQAMEREAEQMGSELERLRAALMESQGQQQEERGQQEREVARLTQERGRAQADLALEKAAKAELEMRLQNALNEQRVEFAALQEALAQALREKEGMDQELAKLHGQEAAQGAVLKELQQTVERLKEQLAKKEEGRPQSLGTASREDACGLRTQSEATEKTEPEGSELQALQAEVSRLEQQAREHQEKASSLEQSLESERAAHVEQASTLKTLQGQLEQKAQELGSSQDALASTQRELATLRAKAQEHSKAEDEWKAQVARGQQEAERKNSLISSLEEEVSILNRQVLEKEGESKELKRLVVAESEKSQKLEERLRLLQAETASSSARAAERSSALREEVQTLREEAEKQRVASESLRQELASQAERAEELGQELKAWQEKFFQKEQALSALQLEHTSTQALASELLPVKHLCQQLQAEQAAAEKRHREELEQSKQAAGGLRAELLRAQRELGELLPLRQKVAEQERMAQQLRAEKASYAEQLSMLKKAHGLLAEENRGLGERASLGRQFLEVELDQAREKYSQELAAVRADAETRLAEMQREVQSTARELEVMTAKYEGAKAKVLEERQRFQEERQKLTAQVEQLELFQREQTKQVEELSKKLADHEQASKAQQQKLKAQGGESQQEVQRLQAQLSELQAQLSQKEQAAEHYKLQMEKAKTHYDAKKQQNQELQEQLRGLEQLQTENKELRAEVDRLGRELQQAGLKTKEAEQTCRHLTAQVRSLEAQVAHADQQLRDLGKFQVATDALKSREPQAKSQLDLSIDSLDLSCEEGTPLSVTSKLPRTQPDGTSIPGEPASPISQRLPPKVESLESLYFTPIPARGQAPLESSLDSLGDISLDSSRKTRSARRRTTQIINITMTKKLDVEDPDSANASFYSTQSAPTSQAGLRAASSTQSLARLGSPDDGNSTLFSLPGYRPTTRSSARRSQAGMSSGAPPGRNSFYVGTCQDEPEQLDDWNRIAELQQRNRVCPPHLKTCYPLESRPSLSLPAITDEEIKTGDPRETLRRASMQPTQIAEGAGITTRQQRKRVSSETHQGPGTPESKKATTCFPRPMTPRDRHEGRRHSSTEAQKKAVPAVKQADRRQSMAFSILNTPKKLGNSLLRKAASKKAPSKASPNPRSGTRRSPRIATTAASAATAAASAAATTPRAKGKAKH, from the exons ATGACGCTCCATGCCACCCGGGCGGCTGCACTCCTCACTTGG GTGAACAGTCTGCGCCTGGCTGACCCGGTGGAGGCTGTGCTGCAGCTGCAGGACTGCGGCGTCTTCATCAGGATCATTGACGGCAT CCTTGGCACTGATGAGGGGCAGCAAATCCTGCAGCGGCCGG CCGAGAGACTGGAGTTTGTGTGCAGTTTTCTGCAGA AAAACCGAAAACATCCCTCTTCTGCAGAATGCTTGGTGTCAGTGCAGAAGGTGATGGagggctcagagctggagctAGCGAAG gtggccatgctgctgctgtaCCACTCTTCCATGAGCTCCAGGAGTCTCAGGGACTGGGAGCAGTTTGAATACAAGATTCAG GCTGAGTTAGCCGTCATTCTCAAATTCGTGCTGGACCATGAGGATGGGCTAAACCTAAATGAAGACTTGGAGAGCTTCTTGCAGAAAG CTCCTGTCCCTTCCCCTCGTTCCAGCACCATCTCTGAAGAGCTCTCTCCACCCAGCCACCAGGCCAAGAGGGAGGTTCACTTCCTAGAGCTACAGAAAGTTGCCTCTTCCAGCGGGAACAA CTTCCTCTCAGGTTCTCCAGCCTCCCCCATGGGTGACATCTTGCAGACCCCACAGTTCCAGATGAGGCGGTTAAAGAAGCAGCTTGCAGATGAGAGAAACAATCGAGACGAGCTGGAGCTGGAGTTGGCTGAGAACCGCAAGCTCCTCACCGAGAAGG ATGCGCAGATAGCCATGATGCAGCAGCGCATTGACCGCCTCGCTCAGCTCAACGAGAAGCAGGCGGCCAGTCCGCTGGAGCCCAGGGAGCTGGAGGAGCTGCGTGGCAAGAACGAGAG CCTCACTGTGCGGCTGCATGAAACTCTGAAGCAGTGCCAGGACCTGAAGACAGAGAAGAGCCAGATGGATCGCAGAATTAACCAGCTTTCTGAGGAGAATGGGGACCTTTCCTTTAAG CTGCGGGAGTTTGCCAGTCACCTGCAGCAGCTCCAGGGGGCCCTCAACGAACTGACAGAAGAGCACAGCAGGGCCACTCAGGAGTGGATGCAGAAGCAGGCGCATCTGGACAAGGAGCTCGGCACAGCCCTGCAGGACAAG AAATGCCTTGAAGAGAAGAACGAAATCCTTCAGGGAAAGCTTTCACAGCTGGAAGAACACTTGGCCCAGCTGCGGGAGAACCCACCCCAGGAGAAGGGTGAGGTGCTGGGTGACGTCTTGCAG CTGGAAACCCTCAAGCAAGAGGCAGCCACTCTCGCTGCAGACAACACCCAGCTTCAAGCCAGGGTGGCAGCATTGGAGACCGAGCGGGGCCAGCGGGAAGCCAAGCTGCTCGCCGAGCGGAGCCACTTCGAAGGAGAAAAGCAGCAGCTGGCCGGCCTGATTGCCGAGctgcagggctccctgtccaACCTCAGCCAGGCCAAGGAGGAGCTGGAGCAGGCTTCTCAGGCTCAGGTGGCCCGGCTATCCACCCAGGTGGCCACATTGACCTCCGAGCTGGATACCCTCAACACTGCTGTGCAGCAGCGGGATGGGGAACTGGCCGGCCTGAAGCAGCAGGCCCAAACGGAGCAGGCACAGCTCACACAGACTCTCCGGCAGCAGGAAGAGGCTGCCCAGGGCCTCCGCCAGCAGGTGGAGCAGCTGAGCAGCAGCCTGGAGCGGAAGGAGAGGCAGCTGGAAGAGGCCGCCACGGAGAAGGAGGCCACCCGGCGAGACCAGGCCCAGCAACTGGCTGCTGTGGCCGAGGAGCGGGAGGCTGCTCTCCGGGAGAGAGACACAGCCCTCCAGCAGCTGGGGGCggtggagaaggagaaggctgcCGAGTTGGACGTCCTGCAAGAGCAGCTGCGGGCCGCCCATGAAGCCCAGGATGGTGCCCAGTCCTCGCTGACACAGGCCCAGCAGGAGAAGGCGGAGCTGAGCCAGAAGGTGGAGGAACTCCATACCCATGTTGAGGCAGCCCGCCAGGAGCAGAGTGAGGTACAGGCCCAGGTGGCAGAGCTGAAGGCCCAGTTGAGGTCTGAGCAGCAGAAAACAACCGAGTGGGAAAGAGTGGCCCAGGAGAAGGCCCAGCTCCAGGAGCAGGTCCGGGCCCTGGAGGAGTCCCTTAAGGCCACCACAGGCAGCCTGGAAAAGGAGAAGCGCAGGGCTGCAGACACCCTGGCAGAGCAGCAGCGGTGCATCTGCAGGTTGGAGGCGGAGACGCAGAGCCTGGTGGAGCAGCACGAGCAGGGACAGAAGGAGCTGGAAGAAGAGAGAGCTGGGCGCAAGGGGCTGGAGGCCCGGTTACAGCAGCTCGGGGAGGCCCATCAGGCCCAGACAGAAGCCCTGCGGCAGGAGCTGGCCGAGGCTGTAGCCTCCCAGCGCGAGGCCGAGAATGAGTGTGAGCAGCTGGCCAAGGAGGTGGCCACCTGGCGTGAGCGGTATGAGGACAGCCAGCAGGAGGAGGAGCAGTATGGCGCCATGTTCCAGGAACAGCTGATGACTCTGAAGGAGGAATGCGAGAAGGCCCgccaggagctgcaggaggcaAAGGAGAAGGTGGTGGGGATCGAGGCCCACAGTGAGCTCCAGATCAGCCGGCAGCAGGACGAGCTGGCTCAGCTCCACGCCAGCCTGGCCAGGGCCCTACAGCAGGTCCAAGAGAAGGAGGGCAGGGCCCAGCAGCTCGCCACCGACCTTGCCACCCTGCAGGAGAAGATGGCGGCCACCAGCAAGGAGGTGGCCCGCCTGGAGGCCTTGGTGCGCAAGGCAGGTGGGCAGCCAGAGACGGCCTCCCCAGAGCTGTTCAAGGAGCCGCCCAGGGCAGGAGACAGAGAGTCGGAGTGGCTGGAAGAGCAGCAGGGACGCCCGTTCTGCAGCACGCAGGCCGCGCTGCAGGCTATGGAGCGTGAGGCTGAGCAGATGGGTAGCGAGCTGGAGAGGCTTCGGGCCGCGCTGATGGAGAGCCaggggcagcagcaggaggagcgTGGGCAACAGGAGAGGGAGGTGGCGCGGCTGACCCAGGAGCGGGGCCGGGCCCAAGCTGaccttgccctggagaaggccGCCAAGGCGGAGCTGGAGATGCGGCTGCAGAACGCACTCAATGAGCAGCGTGTGGAGTTTGCTGCCCTGCAGGAGGCACTGGCCCAGGCCCTGAGGGAAAAGGAGGGGATGGACCAGGAACTGGCCAAGCTTCATGGGCAGGAGGCAGCCCAAGGGGCAGTACTGAAGGAGCTTCAGCAAACTGTGGAGCGACTGAAAGAACAGCTGGCCAAGAAAGAGGAGGGGCGCCCGCAGTCTCTTGGGACAGCCAGCCGAGAAGACGCTTGTGGATTGCGAACCCAGTCCGAGGCTACTGAAAAGACTGAGCCAGAAGGCTCTGAACTGCAGGCCCTGCAGGCAGAGGTGAGCCGGCTGGAACAGCAGGCCCGTGAGCACCAGGAGAAGGCCTCCAGCCTGGAGCAAAGCCTTGAGTCTGAGCGCGCTGCCCACGTGGAGCAGGCCAGTACTCTGAAGACTCTGCAGGGCCAGTTAGAGCAGAAGGCCCAGGAGCTGGGGAGCAGTCAGGACGCCTTAGCCTCAACCCAGAGGGAGTTGGCCACCCTCCGTGCCAAGGCCCAGGAGCACAGCAAGGCCGAGGACGAGTGGAAGGCCCAGGTGGCCCGGGGTCAGCAGGAGGCGGAGAGGAAAAACAGCCTCATCAGCAGCTTGGAGGAGGAGGTGTCCATCCTGAACCGCCAGGTGCTGGAGAAGGAGGGCGAGAGCAAGGAGCTGAAGCGGCTGGTGGTCGCTGAGTCAGAGAAGAGTCAGAAGCTGGAAGAGCGGCTGCGCCTGCTCCAGGCGGAGACCGCCAGCAGCAGCGCCAGGGCTGCGGAACGCAGCTCCGCTCTGCGCGAGGAGGTCCAGACCCTCCGGGAGGAGGCTGAGAAGCAGCGGGTGGCTTCTGAGAGCCTGCGGCAGGAGCTGGCATCGCAGGCGGAGCGAGCAGAGGAGCTGGGCCAAGAGTTAAAGGCCTGGCAGGAGAAGTTCTTTCAGAAGGAGCAAGCCCTCTCGGCCCTGCAGCTGGAGCACACCAGCACACAGGCCCTGGCGAGCGAGCTGCTGCCCGTCAAGCACCTGTGCCAGCAGCTGCAGGCTGAGCAGGCTGCTGCCGAGAAGCGCCACCGGGAGGAGCTGGAGCAGAGCAAGCAGGCGGCTGGCGGGCTGCGAGCAGAGCTGCTGCGGGCCCAGCGCGAGCTCGGGGAGCTGCTGCCTCTGCGGCAGAAGGTGGCAGAGCAGGAGCGCATGGCCCAGCAGCTGCGAGCGGAGAAGGCCAGCTACgcggagcaactgagcatgctgaAGAAGGCTCACGGCCTGTTGGCGGAGGAGAACCGCGGGCTGGGCGAGCGGGCCAGCCTCGGCCGGCAGTTTCTGGAAGTGGAGCTGGACCAGGCCCGCGAGAAGTACAGCCAGGAGCTGGCAGCTGTGCGCGCTGACGCTGAGACCCGTCTGGCTGAGATGCAGCGGGAAGTGCAGAGCACTGCCCGGGAGCTGGAGGTGATGACCGCCAAGTACGAGGGTGCCAAGGCCAAGGTCCTGGAGGAGAGGCAGCGTTTCCAGGAGGAGAGGCAGAAACTCACTGCCCAG GTGGAGCAGCTAGAGTTATTTCAGAGAGAGCAGACTAAACAG GTGGAAGAACTGAGCAAGAAGCTAGCTGACCATGAGCAAGCCAGCAAGGCGCAGCAGCAGAAGCTGAAG GCCCAGGGCGGTGAGAGCCAGCAGGAGGTCCAGCGCCTCCAGGCCCAGCTGAGTGAGCTGCAggcccagctgagccagaaggagCAGGCGGCTGAGCACTACAAGCTACAG ATGGAGAAGGCCAAGACTCATTATGATGCCAAGAAGCAGCAGAACCAAGAGCTGCAGGAGCAGCTGCGAGGCCTGGAGCAGCTGCAGACAGAGAACAAGGAGCTGAGGGCAGAAGTGGATCGGCTGGGCCGGGAGCTGCAGCAGGCCGGGCTGAAGACCAAGGAAGCCGAGCAGACCTGCCGCCACCTCACGGCCCAGGTGCGCAGCCTGGAGGCACAG GTTGCCCATGCCGACCAGCAGCTTCGGGACCTGGGCAAGTTCCAGGTGGCGACTGATGCCTTGAAGAGCCGGGAGCCCCAGGCTAAGTCTCAGCTGGACTTGAGTATTGACAGCCTGGATCTGAGCTGCGAGGAGGGGACCCCTCTCTCTGTCACCAG CAAGTTGCCTCGCACCCAGCCAGACGGCACCAGCATCCCCGGAGAGCCAGCCTCCCCCATCTCCCAGCGTCTGCCCCCCAAAGTGGAGTCCCTGGAGAGCCTCTACTTCACGCCCATCCCTGCTCGGGGTCAGGCCCCCCTGGAGAGCAGCCTGGACTCCCTGGGGGACATCTCCCTGGACTCAAGCCGGAAGACCCGCTCCGCTCGTAGGCGCACCACGCAGATCATCAACATCACCATGACCAAG AAGCTGGACGTGGAGGATCCAGACAGTGCCAACGCCTCCTTCTACAGCACACAGTCAGCCCCCACTTCCCAGGCAGGCCTGAGGGCCGCCTCCTCCACCCAGTCTCTAGCCCGCCTGGGCTCTCCCGACGATGGCAACTCCACTCTATTCAGCCTGCCTGGCTACCGGCCCACCACTCGCAGCTCCGCTCGCCGTTCCCAGGCCGGGATGTCCAGTGGGGCCCCTCCAG GCAGGAACAGCTTCTATGTGGGCACCTGCCAGGACGAGCCCGAACAGCTGGATGACTGGAACCGCATTGCAGAGCTGCAGCAGCGCAACCGAGTATGCCCACCGCACCTGAAGACCTGCTACCCCCTTGAGTCCAGG CCCTCCCTGAGCCTGCCTGCCATCACAGATGAGGAGATAAAAACCGGCGACCCCCGGGAGACCCTGCGCCGAGCCAGCATGCAGCCAACCCAGATAGCTGAGGGCGCTGGCATTACCACACGGCAGCAGCGCAAGCGGGTTTCCTCAGAGACCCACCAGGGCCCCGGCACACCCGAG TCAAAGAAGGCCACCACATGTTTCCCGCGCCCCATGACCCCCCGGGACCGACACGAAGGGCGCAGACACAGCAGTACCGAGGCCCAGAAGAAGGCAGTTCCAGCTGTTAAACAG GCTGACCGCCGCCAGTCTATGGCCTTCAGCATCCTCAACACACCCAAGAAGCTTGGAAACAGCCTTCTGCGGAAGGCAGCCTCCAAGAAAGCCCCCTCCAAAGCCTCACCCAACCCCCGCAGTGGGACCCGCCGCTCTCCGCGCATCGCCACCACTGCAGCCAgcgctgccactgctgctgccagCGCCGCTGCCACCACCCCCCGGGCAAAGGGCAAG GCGAAGCACTGA